From a region of the Colias croceus chromosome 14, ilColCroc2.1 genome:
- the LOC123697443 gene encoding transmembrane protein 151B-like has protein sequence MTTQEAANVFTDDDEDLRPRQQSLGGVLRREGNWKCFLLTLMIAGCLASVAWCNTAEIDRQLIDLTKYPIKQTVRESPCDVGYAYIPIAFVLLLYLVYLVECYHSTARIQLARRVDVAAVSARVHSMRTATPRVWWKAICYHYVRRKRQVTRYRNGDAYTTTQVYYERVNTHSASTSFAHACCGQKDASRNLVLDTSTPITKVRFSKGFAFANIEAASEFEDQRSRFFAEHERFDDFMEMREGLDLIGVSSFKEYMVAYRDTDRCPWYSSQLLFWTLSCLLLSWPLRIVIECNTAYVHYTITKIFGTNYELDPSRQLDLDTHLSDTLPPVPNTNYSWALADEQSAVLCSAPRPPRTLPLSHASTVDSLELFAAIRGNCAIVPSYSEAMRIDAAVREEPAETSNSGVVIDIESERPTRPAIKAASFDEPPRRPKVTISGTHSSNNIAGSSRSNEAKQLNRRSWAGVLTTGRSARQILEDLTNNVNYEQIPEPQVQNREGAIYFSRELSPISSRDPFGGRAQTTPTDEPPTYEEALKLPALRKLTRSITGTDFGGPRRAFLRDVLSNRRSCLEGVGVLAGAKAVRVPCDESGEETHL, from the exons CGGCCAAGACAACAGAGTCTCGGCGGAGTACTGCGGCGGGAGGGCAATTGGAAGTGCTTCCTCCTGACGCTGATGATTGCCGGCTGCCTCGCGTCCGTCGCCTGGTGCAATACTGCAGAAATCGATAGGCAACTTATTGATCTTACTAA GTATCCAATAAAGCAGACAGTTCGCGAATCACCCTGTGACGTGGGCTACGCATACATCCCGATAGCATTCGTGCTACTCCTCTATTTAGTATACTTGGTGGAATGCTACCACAGTACAGCCAGAATACAGTTAGCCAGGCGCGTAGATGTGGCTGCAGTGTCTGCTAGAGTACACTCTATGAGGACAGCCACTCCGAGGGTCTG GTGGAAAGCAATTTGTTACCACTACGTGCGACGGAAGAGACAAGTCACTAGATACAGGAACGGCGATGCGTATACCACAACACAG GTATATTACGAAAGAGTGAACACGCACAGCGCGAGTACATCTTTTGCCCATGCCTGCTGTGGACAAAAAGACGCATCAAGAAACCTGGTGCTTGATACAAGTACACCCATCACTAAAGTGAGGTTTAGCAAGGGCTTTGCGTTTGCTAACATTGAAGCAGCTAGCG aaTTTGAAGATCAAAGATCAAGGTTCTTCGCGGAGCATGAAAGATTTGATGATTTCATGGAAATGCGTGAAGGGTTGGATCTAATTGGCGTCAGCTCGTTTAAAGAGTACATGGTGGCTTATAG GGACACCGACCGATGTCCTTGGTATTCTTCACAGCTTCTATTCTGGACGTTGTCTTGCCTTCTTCTATCATGGCCTCTTAGAATTGTTATAGAATGTAATACAGCATACGTACATTATACG ATTACGAAAATATTTGGTACAAACTACGAATTAGATCCGAGTCGACAGTTAGACTTGGATACACATTTATCTGACACACTTCCACCCGTCCCAAACACAAATTACTCTTGGGCGTTAGCAGATGAACAAAGTGCTGTTCTATGTTCAGCTCCAAGACCACCTCGAACTCTCCCACTTTCACACGCTTCTACAGTTGATAGTTTAGAATTATTCGCCGCTATTCGAGGTAACTGTGCCATAGTACCTTCCTATTCAGAAGCCATGCGAATTGACGCGGCAGTACGAGAAGAACCCGCTGAAACTTCAAACTCTGGCGTGGTAATTGATATAGAATCGGAAAGACCTACCAGACCAGCAATCAAAGCGGCTTCCTTCGATGAACCGCCCAGAAGACCAAAGGTAACAATATCTGGGACTCATTCTAGTAATAACATAGCCGGTAGTTCTAGATCGAATGAAGCGAAGCAGCTGAATAGAAGATCCTGGGCGGGAGTGTTAACTACAGGTCGTAGTGCTAGACAGATTTTAGAAGACTTAACAAATAACGTCAATTATGAACAAATTCCAGAACCGCAGGTACAAAATAGGGAGGGTGCTATTTATTTCTCAAGAGAACTTTCTCCTATTTCGTCTAGAGATCCATTTGGAGGTCGAGCTCAAACTACTCCTACGGATGAGCCTCCTACGTACGAAGAGGCTTTGAAATTACCAGCTCTAAGAAAGTTAACTAGGTCTATAACTGGGACAGATTTCGGTGGCCCTAGACGAGCGTTTTTGAGAGATGTTCTTTCAAATAGAAGGTCCTGTTTAGAGGGTGTTGGTGTTTTAGCTGGAGCCAAAGCTGTTAGGGTTCCCTGCGATGAATCCGGCGAAGAAACACACCTATAG